Below is a window of Lacibacter sp. H407 DNA.
CGTTGGGTCCCAGTAGCCATAGTAGGGGTCCCACCAGCCATTAAACGCCGCCACATTGGTATAGCTGTTATCGATCCTTGCAATACTTATACCGAGGTCGGGATTGTTATCCTTGCCGGTGATACTGTAACCACGTGATTGCAACGTACTTTTTACTTCAGCGATCATTGATTGGGCAAGGGCGGTTGTTTCGTAATTATTACTGCCTTGCCGGTTACTTATCAGAATAATGGAATCGGGTAATGTAAATGTTTGATAATTTGAAAAAGCGATTCCATTTTGTCCACTGCTGATGTACACCCATGATTCTTCCGCAGTCAAATTTTTTATAGGATCCTTGCGGCAGGAGTTGACCAGCAACATCAAAGGCAGGGCTGTTGTAAGAAAGATCAATCGTTTCATATCCTTTCTATTTAATTAATATATACTAGAAACAAAAAGAGGGCCATTTCGATTATAAACAATCTGTTAAGATCAAATGGACCTAACAACTTTCAGTTAGGCTGCATTTTTGTCATTATTTGTTTAAATTAGAGCAAACAAAAAAACGATTGCATATGATTAAAATTTCCGAACTCAAAGAAGGAGACCTTGTAATGGTTGATTTTGAAGGCACACTCATGGAAGGAGAGGTGCTGGAAGTAAACAATGGCCAAAAACTGGCAAAAGTGCTCACTAACGGGCAAAATGAATTTTGGTATGCAGGCGAAGTGCTGAACCC
It encodes the following:
- a CDS encoding DUF4136 domain-containing protein; the encoded protein is MKRLIFLTTALPLMLLVNSCRKDPIKNLTAEESWVYISSGQNGIAFSNYQTFTLPDSIILISNRQGSNNYETTALAQSMIAEVKSTLQSRGYSITGKDNNPDLGISIARIDNSYTNVAAFNGWWDPYYGYWDPTFWGYPGFGWAPTQFVFYNTTESAWAIDIIDLKNTSGNSLQILWSGTIRGSQIFNNQAPALLVKGLFDIAPYISRN